A genomic segment from Diceros bicornis minor isolate mBicDic1 chromosome 5, mDicBic1.mat.cur, whole genome shotgun sequence encodes:
- the LTB4R gene encoding leukotriene B4 receptor 1 has translation MHVSALTLQVLAMTTNTTSPVALSSGGAMFIPLLAIILLSVALAVGLPGNSFVVWSILVKMRKRSVTALLVLNLAVADLAVVLTAPFFLDSLARGTWIFGLAGCRLFHYVCGVSMYASVLLITAMSLDRSLAVARPFLSQKLRTKVTACWVLAGIWVASFLLATPVIRYRKVTLIQNRSLICFPKYDSEGHRAFHLLFEAITGFLLPFLAVVASYSDIRRRLQARRFRRSRRTGRLVVLIILAFAAFWLPYHVVNLAEAGRALAGKGAREGPDGERLFLARQVLIALAFLSSSVNPVLYACAGGGLLRSAGVGFVAKLLEGTGSEMASSRRGGTLGQTVRGAPTSLEPGTSDSLTVSTNPLQ, from the coding sequence ATGCACGTGTCCGCTCTCACTCTCCAGGTCCTTGCAATGACCACTAACACTACATCTCCTGTAGCACTCTCCTCAGGTGGTGCCATGTTCATCCCTCTGCTGGCTATCATCCTACTGTCAGTGGCGCTAGCTGTGGGGCTTCCTGGCAACAGCTTTGTGGTGTGGAGCATCCTGGTAAAGATGCGGAAGCGCTCTGTCACTGCCCTGCTGGTGCTGAACTTGGCCGTGGCTGACTTGGCCGTGGTGCTTACTGCCCCCTTTTTCCTCGACTCCCTGGCCCGAGGCACCTGGATTTTTGGACTAGCTGGCTGCCGTCTATTCCACTATGTCTGCGGAGTCAGCATGTATGCCAGCGTCCTGCTTATTACAGCCATGAGTCTGGACCGCTCGCTGGCGGTGGCCCGCCCCTTTCTGTCCCAGAAGCTGCGCACCAAGGTGACTGCCTGTTGGGTGCTGGCAGGCATCTGGGTGGCGTCCTTTCTGCTGGCCACGCCTGTCATCAGGTACCGCAAGGTGACCTTGATACAGAACAGGAGCTTGATATGCTTCCCAAAGTACGACAGCGAAGGACACAGGGCCTTCCACCTGCTCTTCGAGGCCATCACCGGCTTCCTGCTGCCCTTCCTGGCCGTGGTGGCCAGCTACTCCGACATCAGGCGCAGGCTGCAGGCCCGGCGCTTCCGCCGCAGCCGCCGCACCGGTCGCCTGGTGGTGCTCATCATCCTGGCCTTCGCCGCCTTCTGGTTGCCCTACCACGTGGTGAACCTGGCCGAGGCAGGCCGCGCGCTGGCCGGCAAGGGCGCCAGGGAGGGGCCCGATGGGGAGCGGCTGTTTCTGGCCCGTCAGGTGCTCATCGCCTTGGCCTTCCTGAGCAGCAGCGTGAACCCCGTGCTGTACGCATGCGCCGGTGGTGGCCTGTTGCGCTCGGCCGGCGTGGGCTTCGTCGCCAAGCTGCTGGAGGGCACCGGCTCCGAGATGGCCAGCAGCCGCCGCGGGGGCACCCTGGGCCAGACGGTGAGGGGTGCCCCCACCTCCCTCGAGCCTGGCACCTCGGATAGCCTCACTGTCTCCACCAACCCTCTCCAATGA
- the LTB4R2 gene encoding leukotriene B4 receptor 2, translating into MGRSWRREGPQQRLREAPPCPCLFSPSEHLTGTGQASAPRPTTSLTAALLFSFPRPLAAPNPASSQLAPCRCRRMSVCYRPPGNETLLSWKASRATGSAFLLLAALLGLPGNGFVVWSLAGWRPARGRPLAATLVLHLALADGSVLLLTPLFVAFLTRQAWPLGQAGCKAVYYVCAFSMYASVLLTSLLSLQRCLAVTRPFLAPRLRSPALARRLLLAVWLAALLLAVPAAVYRHLWGDRVCQLCHPSPAHAAAHLSLETLTAFVLPFGLVLSCYSVTLARLRGARWGAGRHGTRVGRLVSAIMLAFGLLWAPYHAVNILQAAAALAPPEGALARLGGAGQAARAGTTALAFFSSSVNPMLYLFTAGDLLPRAGPRFLTRLFEGSGETRGGSRSMEGTLELRATPRLKVLGQGRGNGDPGGGEEKDSQGWNP; encoded by the exons ATGGGAAGGagttggaggagggaggggccccAGCAAAGGCTGAGAGAAGCCCCACCTTGTCCCTGCCTCTTCTCACCCTCTGAACACCTGACAGGCACAGGACAGGCGTCCGCACCTCGCCCAACCACCTCGCTCACCGCTGCTTTGCTTTTCAGCTTCCCCAGGCCCCTGGCGGCCCCCAACCCTGCTAGCTCCCAGCTGG CCCCGTGTAGGTGCAGAAGGATGTCAGTCTGCTACCGTCCCCCCGGGAACGAGACGCTGCTGAGCTGGAAGGCCTCGCGGGCCACAGGCTCGGCCTTCCTGCTGCTAGCTGCGCTGCTGGGGCTGCCCGGCAACGGCTTCGTGGTATGGAGCTTGGCGGGCTGGCGGCCCGCACGGGGGCGACCGCTGGCGGCCACGCTCGTGCTGCACCTGGCGCTGGCCGACGGCTCGGTGCTGCTGCTCACGCCGCTCTTCGTGGCCTTCCTGACCCGGCAGGCCTGGCCGCTGGGCCAGGCGGGCTGCAAGGCCGTGTACTACGTGTGCGCGTTCAGCATGTACGCCAGCGTCCTGCTCACCAGCCTGCTGAGTCTGCAGCGCTGCCTGGCCGTCACGCGCCCCTTCCTGGCGCCCCGGCTGCGCAGCCCGGCCCTGGCCCGCCGCCTACTGCTCGCCGTCTGGCTGGCTGCTCTGCTGCTCGCCGTGCCGGCCGCCGTCTACCGCCACCTCTGGGGGGACCGCGTGTGCCAGCTGTGCCACCCGTCGCCGGCCCACGCTGCCGCCCATCTGAGCCTGGAGACCTTGACGGCCTTCGTGCTTCCCTTCGGGCTGGTGCTCAGCTGCTACAGCGTGACCCTGGCGCGGCTGCGGGGCGCCCGCTGGGGCGCCGGGCGGCACGGCACGCGGGTGGGCCGGCTGGTGAGCGCCATCATGCTCGCCTTTGGCTTGCTCTGGGCGCCCTACCACGCTGTCAACATTCTGCAGGCGGCGGCTGCGCTGGCTCCGCCCGAAGGAGCTTTGGCGAGGCTCGGCGGCGCGGGCCAAGCGGCGCGAGCTGGGACGACGGCTTTGGCCTTCTTCAGCTCCAGCGTCAACCCGATGCTCTACCTCTTCACCGCCGGGGATCTGCTGCCCCGGGCAGGCCCCCGCTTCCTCACGCGGCTCTTTGAGGGCTCCGGAGAGACCCGAGGGGGCAGTCGCTCTATGGAGGGGACTCTGGAGCTCCGAGCTACCCCTCGGCTCAAAgtgctggggcagggcaggggcaatGGAGaccctgggggcggggaggaaaAGGACAGTCAGGGATGGAACCCTTGA
- the CIDEB gene encoding lipid transferase CIDEB, whose protein sequence is MEYLSALNPSGLLRSVSSVSSEFGRRVWTSAPPPQRPFRVCDHKRTSRKGLTAATRQELLDKALETLLLSGVLILVLEEDGTAVESEDFFQLLEDDTCLMVLESGQSWSPSRSGMLSYGLGREKPKHSKDIARITFDVYKQNPRDLLGSLNIKATFYGLYSMSCDIQGLGPKKVLRELLRWISTLLQGLGHILLGISSTLRHAVEGAEQWQLQRQGRLHPY, encoded by the exons ATGGAGTACCTCTCTGCCCTGAACCCCAGCGGCCTGCTCAG GTCAGTATCCAGTGTGAGCTCCGAGTTTGGCCGTAGGGTCTGGACCTCAGCTCCACCACCCCAGCGACCTTTCCGTGTCTGTGATCACAAGCGGACCAGCCGGAAAGGTCTGACAGCTGCCACCCGCCAGGAACTCCTAGACAAG GCATTGGAGACCCTGCTGCTGAGCGGAGTGCTGATACTTGTGCTAGAGGAGGACGGGACCGCCGTGGAGAGTGAGGACTTCTTCCAGCTGTTGGAGGATGACACGTGCCTGATGGTGCTGGAGTCTGGGCAGAGCTGGAGCCCCAGCAGG AGCGGGATGCTGTCATATGGGCTGGGACGGGAGAAGCCCAAGCACAGCAAGGACATCGCCCGCATCACCTTCGACGTATACAAGCAAAACCCTCGAGACCTATTGGGCAGCCTGAACATCAAAGCCACATTCTACGGGCTCTACTCCATGAGTTGTGACATACAAGGACTTGGCCCAAAGAAAGTACTCAG GGAGCTCCTCCGATGGATCTCCACTCTGCTGCAAGGCCTGGGCCATATATTGCTGGGAATTTCCTCTACCCTTCGACATGCAGTGGAAGGGGCTGAGCAGTGGCAGTTGCAGCGGCAGGGTCGCCTCCATCCCTACTGA